CGCCGCGAGCGCCGCCGCCAGCTTCTTCGCTTCAGTCAGCAGCTCCGCCGCCGGGAAGACGCGATTGACGAGGCCGAGGCGATGCGCCTCCGCCGCGGTGATCTGGTCGCCGGTGAGCAGCAGTTCGAGCGCGCGGCCGCGGCCGACGAGGCGCGTCAGCCGCTGCGTGCCGGCGTAGCCGGGGATCAGGCCGAGATTGATCTCCGGCTGCCCGAGCCTGGCCGTGTCGGCGGCGACGCGGATCGTGCACGCCATCGCCAGCTCGCAGCCGCCGCCGAGCGCAAAGCCGTTGATCGCCGCGATCACCGGCTTGCCCATGTGCTCGATGAGATCGAGGACGTGCTGCCCGGCGATGGCGTGCTCGCGGCCGGCCGTCGGCGTCTGCGCCGCCAGCTCGTTGATGTCGGCGCCGGCGACGAACGATTTCTCCCCGGCGCCCGTCAGC
The genomic region above belongs to Vicinamibacterales bacterium and contains:
- a CDS encoding enoyl-CoA hydratase-related protein; amino-acid sequence: MNLENLLVERDGAVAVITVNRPKVLNALNTQTLDELRRAMLELKRDETVRAVVLTGAGEKSFVAGADINELAAQTPTAGREHAIAGQHVLDLIEHMGKPVIAAINGFALGGGCELAMACTIRVAADTARLGQPEINLGLIPGYAGTQRLTRLVGRGRALELLLTGDQITAAEAHRLGLVNRVFPAAELLTEAKKLAAALAAKAPIAVRYILEAVHKGLEMPFPQAQIFEATLFGLVASTEDMREGTRAFLEKRKPEFRGK